One genomic window of Roseobacter ponti includes the following:
- a CDS encoding chloride channel protein yields MPDNDRSYISRQFDMAVSSCRDGLVHIRKHGPGQVQFWFIALAVGIAAGFAALFFRKGVNSLQTFLYGTEDVRLLHSFAQSLPWYMILIIPICGGLVVGLILHNFTRDARARSVADVIHGAAMHDGRVETRAGLASALASMITLGTGGSSGREGPVVHLAAVISTWVNRRMHADGITGRDLLGCAVAAAVSASFNAPIAGALFALEVVLRHFAVHAFAPIVIASAAGTVINRLEFGGVTEFTLTTVNDVQFYQEMPAYLLLGLVCGLVAVALMKAIFWADDFGNHVQERTGLPRWLRPAVAGALLGGIAIWYPHIIGVGYETTFLAMDGQLFLRDAIVFAVIKTIAVAVTMAGRMGGGVFSPSLMVGALTGLSFGLIATSVFPEVSGSISLYALAGTGAVAAAVLGAPISTTLIVFELTGDWQTGLAVMVAVSMSTALASKLVDRSFFLSQLERRDIHLAAGPQAYLLAMFRVNGVMRPPDHPRAASEEVCWDMIGDGVYVDATATLEAAMPLFEAGVQFVPVVSLSKDAAPPELLGALFHVDALKAYNRALAATAAEEHS; encoded by the coding sequence ATGCCTGACAACGACCGCTCCTATATCTCAAGACAGTTCGACATGGCAGTCAGCTCCTGCCGTGACGGTCTCGTACACATCCGCAAGCACGGGCCGGGTCAGGTGCAGTTCTGGTTCATCGCGCTGGCGGTTGGTATCGCCGCCGGGTTTGCAGCGCTCTTTTTCCGAAAGGGTGTCAACAGCTTACAGACCTTCCTTTACGGGACCGAGGACGTGCGTCTGCTGCACAGCTTTGCGCAGTCCCTGCCGTGGTACATGATCCTGATCATTCCGATCTGCGGCGGGCTGGTGGTAGGACTGATCCTGCACAATTTCACCCGCGATGCACGCGCGCGCTCGGTGGCGGACGTCATCCATGGCGCTGCGATGCACGACGGGCGGGTCGAGACGCGGGCCGGGCTGGCCTCTGCCCTGGCCTCGATGATCACACTTGGCACCGGCGGGTCGAGTGGCCGGGAAGGACCGGTGGTGCACCTTGCGGCCGTGATCTCCACATGGGTCAACCGCCGCATGCATGCAGACGGGATCACCGGGCGCGATCTGCTGGGCTGTGCCGTTGCGGCGGCTGTTTCCGCGAGCTTCAACGCGCCGATTGCCGGGGCGCTCTTTGCGCTGGAGGTGGTGCTGCGCCACTTTGCCGTACACGCCTTTGCGCCGATTGTGATTGCAAGTGCAGCCGGTACGGTCATCAACCGCCTCGAATTCGGGGGCGTGACTGAGTTCACGCTGACCACCGTTAACGACGTGCAGTTCTATCAGGAGATGCCTGCCTATCTTCTGCTCGGGCTGGTCTGTGGGCTGGTGGCTGTGGCTCTGATGAAAGCCATCTTCTGGGCGGATGATTTCGGCAATCACGTTCAGGAACGTACCGGTCTGCCGCGCTGGCTGCGCCCGGCGGTTGCCGGTGCACTGCTCGGCGGGATCGCAATCTGGTATCCGCATATCATCGGGGTCGGGTATGAAACGACGTTCCTCGCCATGGACGGCCAGCTTTTCCTGCGGGATGCGATTGTCTTTGCGGTGATTAAAACCATCGCCGTGGCAGTGACCATGGCGGGGCGTATGGGCGGCGGGGTATTCTCGCCATCGCTGATGGTCGGCGCGCTGACGGGGCTGAGTTTCGGGCTGATCGCGACCAGCGTTTTCCCCGAGGTTTCCGGATCCATTTCACTTTATGCGCTCGCCGGGACGGGCGCTGTGGCGGCGGCCGTGCTGGGCGCGCCGATTTCGACAACGCTCATTGTGTTTGAGCTGACAGGAGACTGGCAGACCGGGCTGGCGGTCATGGTCGCGGTTTCGATGTCGACCGCTCTGGCCTCAAAACTTGTGGACCGCAGTTTCTTTCTCAGCCAGCTTGAGCGGCGCGATATCCACCTTGCGGCAGGCCCGCAGGCCTATCTGCTGGCTATGTTCCGGGTGAACGGTGTGATGCGCCCGCCCGATCATCCGCGTGCTGCCAGTGAAGAGGTTTGCTGGGACATGATCGGCGACGGCGTTTATGTTGATGCGACCGCCACGCTTGAAGCTGCAATGCCGCTCTTTGAAGCCGGCGTGCAGTTTGTTCCGGTGGTGTCTCTGAGCAAGGATGCGGCACCGCCTGAGTTACTGGGCGCGCTCTTTCATGTAGATGCTCTCAAGGCATACAACCGGGCGCTGGCGGCCACGGCGGCCGAAGAACACTCCTGA
- a CDS encoding DUF427 domain-containing protein: protein MADHITVRKSAGTWSVRAGGAVLGESSEALELVEGDYPPVIYFPRDDIAMAFLDKTDKSTHCPHKGDATYFSVVTKSTTLKDVAWSYETPKEGVARIKDHLAFYTTGDVTVEEI from the coding sequence ATGGCCGATCATATCACCGTAAGGAAATCTGCGGGCACGTGGTCTGTCAGGGCCGGTGGCGCCGTTCTGGGAGAGAGCAGCGAAGCGCTGGAACTGGTGGAGGGCGACTACCCGCCGGTGATTTATTTTCCGCGGGATGACATCGCCATGGCTTTCCTCGACAAGACCGACAAATCCACACACTGCCCGCATAAAGGGGACGCCACATATTTCTCGGTCGTCACCAAAAGCACTACGCTGAAAGATGTCGCGTGGTCTTATGAAACCCCCAAAGAAGGCGTTGCGCGTATCAAAGATCACCTGGCCTTTTACACCACCGGCGATGTGACGGTCGAAGAAATCTGA